Below is a window of Streptomyces spongiicola DNA.
GGCGAAGACGGCGTCGTGGGAGGACGTCCCGACCTCGGTGACATCGGCCCGGCGGACCTCGATCAGCGGGGCCAGCCCCAGCGCCTCTGCGTTGGCCCGGGCGGCTTCGGCGGCGAGCGGGTCGTGGTCCACCGCGAGTACGGAGATCCCGGCGCGGGCCAGCGCGATCGCGTCACCGCCTATCCCGCAGCACAGGTCCGCCACGCTCCGTACCCCGAGTGCCGCGAACCGGGCGGCGCGGTGGGCGGCGACGGACGCCCGGGTCGACTGCTCCACGCCGTTGGGCGTGAAGTACATCCGGTAGGCGTCCCCGGCGCCGAACTTCGCCACCGCCCGCTGCCTCAGCCGCGCCTGTGCCAGCGCCGCCGAGACCAGCCCGGCCGGATGGTCGCGGCGCAGTCTGGTGGCCACGGCCAGCTCCTGTCCCGGGTCGTGGTCCCGGAGGGCGGTGAGCAGGGCCTGCCCTTCGGCGGTGAGCAGAGGGGCGAGGGCGGAGGGCGAGCCGGCGTCGTTCACCCGGCCATTGTCGGCCAGCCGGGGGACGGTGTGCGGCCGGGCGGCGCGGTCGGGCCCTCGTGGGCCCGAGGCGCTGACAGGATGCGACGCCATGCAGCAAGTACGACAAAACGAAAAGAAGACAGCAATTCGGTGCAGACGTACCTGGATGTGCGTGCTGCTCGCCATGGCCGTCGGCTCGGGCTGTGCCGCCGGGGGCGGTCAGGCCACCGGCGGGGCCGGGGCCACCGGCAAGGCGGGCGCGTCCGGCGCCGCCGCTGCTCCCGCGCACGGCCGGGAGCGGGGCCCCTCGGGGGCACCGGGGTCCTCCGGCTCGCCGGGGCGGGAGGCCCGGAAGGGCGGGCCGGCCGGCGAGGGGGACGGCGGAACGGGGACCCGCGAGGACAAGGGCGAGGAGGGAGGCGGGAAGGACTCCGCCGAGGACGGTGGGCGGCGGACCAAGGGCGAGCGCGGCGAGGACCGGGAGCGGGCGGGGGAGAAGGCCGCCGCGGCCGAGGCGCATGCGAAGCGCACGAAGGAGATCCAGGCCGCCCGGGCGGCCGCGGCCAAGCGCTGGGGACTCCGCCGGACGCCGCTTCCCGCGCCTCCGCCGCCCGGCGAGAAGCCGCGGATCACCACCCGGAAGGGCTTCGAGGTCGACCGCCACAAGGGCCTGCCGCCCGTCTTCACCACCGTGCCCACCAAGCAGAAGGTCGTCTTCCTGACGATCGACGACGGTGCGGAGAAGGACCCGGAGCTGCTGCGGATGATGAGCGAACTCCGCATCCCCTACAGCGCCTTCCTCAGCGACTACGTCGTCCGCGACGACTACGGCTACTTCGAGAGGATGCAGGGCCGCGGCGTCTCCCTGCACAACCACACGCTCACCCACCCGTATCTGCCGGCGCTGCCCTACGCGAAGCAGCAGGCGGAGATCTGCGGGCAGCAGGCCGGGATGGAGAAGCGGTTCGGCAAGCGGCCGCGCCTGTTCCGGCCGCCGTACGGCAGTTACAACCGGGACACCCTGCGGGCCGCCGCGTCGTGCGGCGTGAAGGCCGTGCCGCTGTGGGCTGCTGAGGCGTTCCCCGACCACATGGAATGGCGCGAGTGGGACCGGGACCTGCATCCCGGCGACATCATCCTCACGCACTTCCGCGGCAAGGGGGAGTGGAAGGGCAGCATGCCGGACATGATCCGCCAGGTGATGAAGGTCGTCACGGAGAAGGGCTACGCCGTGGCGCGGCTGGAGGACTACGTCTGAGGCCGCCTGCCGCCTGCCGCCTGCCGCCTGCCGCCTGCCGCCTGCCGCCTGCCGCGCGCCGGCCTGCCGCCGGGCCGTCGTGTGCGACGGGCGTGTCGCC
It encodes the following:
- a CDS encoding polysaccharide deacetylase family protein — its product is MCVLLAMAVGSGCAAGGGQATGGAGATGKAGASGAAAAPAHGRERGPSGAPGSSGSPGREARKGGPAGEGDGGTGTREDKGEEGGGKDSAEDGGRRTKGERGEDRERAGEKAAAAEAHAKRTKEIQAARAAAAKRWGLRRTPLPAPPPPGEKPRITTRKGFEVDRHKGLPPVFTTVPTKQKVVFLTIDDGAEKDPELLRMMSELRIPYSAFLSDYVVRDDYGYFERMQGRGVSLHNHTLTHPYLPALPYAKQQAEICGQQAGMEKRFGKRPRLFRPPYGSYNRDTLRAAASCGVKAVPLWAAEAFPDHMEWREWDRDLHPGDIILTHFRGKGEWKGSMPDMIRQVMKVVTEKGYAVARLEDYV